A part of Acidisarcina sp. genomic DNA contains:
- a CDS encoding nuclear transport factor 2 family protein, producing MRARAFLFDALFRAGLPSDTCMRFSPPSRLTPQETACILVFVTLFLLSAIPSRGGVLPHRSDKHEQHKEIETVESQWRQAMLNNNVGDMDKLLADDYIAITANGTIETKAQVLASRKAGTMRITRMDMSDTKVRIYGDTAVVTSRAEINGSNGASDISGHYRYTRVYNYRLGKWKIVSFEASRMRDPNALQKR from the coding sequence ATGAGGGCGAGGGCGTTTCTCTTTGACGCGCTCTTCCGCGCCGGACTACCATCCGATACGTGCATGCGCTTCTCCCCACCAAGTCGTCTGACTCCCCAAGAGACTGCCTGCATTCTGGTCTTCGTCACGCTGTTTCTTCTGAGCGCTATCCCCTCCCGTGGCGGCGTGCTGCCGCACCGCAGCGATAAGCACGAGCAGCATAAGGAGATCGAAACCGTCGAATCCCAGTGGCGGCAGGCCATGCTCAACAACAATGTGGGAGACATGGATAAGCTGCTGGCCGATGACTACATCGCGATCACCGCGAACGGAACCATCGAGACCAAGGCCCAGGTGCTGGCGTCGCGCAAGGCAGGCACGATGCGCATCACCAGGATGGATATGAGCGACACCAAGGTGCGCATCTACGGCGACACAGCAGTGGTGACCTCGCGGGCGGAAATCAACGGCAGCAACGGGGCAAGCGACATCAGCGGCCACTATCGCTACACCAGGGTTTACAACTACCGGCTGGGGAAGTGGAAGATTGTGAGCTTTGAAGCCAG
- a CDS encoding putative quinol monooxygenase, which produces MVTFTVRMRFAGEDRQQVVEILKNLATLSRQEPGCVNYIPHFIEDDPDTILIYEQYRDKEALEAHRASPHFQKYAIAGLYQLMRERASENLTAVA; this is translated from the coding sequence ATGGTCACCTTTACTGTTCGCATGCGATTTGCCGGGGAAGATCGGCAGCAGGTTGTCGAAATTCTCAAGAACCTTGCGACCTTGAGTCGGCAGGAACCGGGTTGCGTCAACTATATCCCGCACTTCATCGAGGACGATCCCGACACGATTCTGATCTATGAGCAGTATCGGGACAAGGAAGCCCTGGAGGCTCACCGCGCGTCACCTCACTTTCAAAAGTATGCAATCGCAGGACTCTACCAGTTAATGCGGGAGCGGGCGTCAGAGAATCTGACGGCCGTCGCCTGA